The following are from one region of the Anaeropeptidivorans aminofermentans genome:
- a CDS encoding D-alanyl-D-alanine carboxypeptidase family protein codes for MKFKKLTSIMCIILTYISAFSQVSYASEIPLPLTEPTETSSSDISIEAEAAVLIDAETGCVIYDKNKDIKKFPASITKIMTAMLALENAKLDERVLFSHQAVFSLPYNSSHIAMDEDESLSMEQSLYAIMLESANEVSNAVAEHLGGTNEGFAEMMNKKAKDLGAKNTHFTNPHGLHDENHYTTAYDMALIMQAAIKNPEFIKIISTQSMKLPPTEKQPLERPLNNNHKMIFSGNANYHENVVGGKTGFTTEAGNTLVTYAKKDEKGLIAVILHDSSAKASYTDTKTLLDYGFNTYCNVNIFDSKSYTEKINVVYEKEGLIREAGIAELYAKEDITMNLPSTLSKDDIILKSNISYQISPPVALNQKVGTLDIMYNGNVLKTVDLYSKSEVPIPKDMPSEEKNTLAEKKGSTLTGISKNFVLILKIAGFIAVFLTVISVSSRIVRIRRRNRRKRQLKYRNSYYMKKNNYHYRYRNN; via the coding sequence ATGAAATTTAAAAAATTAACTTCAATTATGTGTATAATTTTAACATATATATCAGCATTTTCACAGGTATCTTATGCATCTGAAATTCCTCTGCCTTTAACGGAGCCTACGGAAACAAGCTCCTCAGATATATCCATAGAAGCGGAAGCTGCCGTTCTTATCGACGCAGAAACAGGCTGCGTCATATACGATAAAAACAAAGATATAAAAAAGTTCCCCGCCAGCATCACAAAAATAATGACTGCCATGCTTGCCCTTGAAAACGCAAAGCTTGACGAAAGGGTTCTCTTCAGCCATCAGGCCGTTTTCTCCCTTCCTTATAATTCAAGCCACATAGCCATGGACGAGGACGAAAGCCTTTCCATGGAGCAGTCTCTTTACGCCATAATGCTTGAAAGCGCAAATGAGGTATCTAATGCCGTTGCGGAGCATCTTGGCGGGACAAACGAAGGCTTTGCCGAAATGATGAATAAAAAGGCAAAGGACCTTGGGGCTAAAAATACGCATTTTACAAATCCTCATGGCCTTCACGATGAAAACCATTATACGACGGCCTACGACATGGCTTTAATCATGCAGGCAGCAATAAAAAATCCTGAATTTATCAAAATAATCTCCACTCAATCCATGAAGCTTCCCCCTACGGAAAAGCAGCCTTTGGAAAGGCCTCTTAACAATAACCATAAAATGATTTTTTCCGGCAACGCCAATTATCATGAAAACGTAGTAGGCGGCAAAACAGGCTTTACTACGGAAGCCGGAAATACCCTCGTAACTTATGCAAAAAAGGACGAAAAGGGCCTTATTGCCGTAATCCTTCACGATTCCAGCGCAAAGGCCTCCTATACAGATACGAAAACCCTTTTGGACTATGGCTTTAATACCTATTGCAATGTCAATATATTCGACAGCAAAAGCTATACGGAAAAAATAAATGTAGTATACGAAAAAGAAGGCTTAATCCGTGAAGCAGGAATAGCCGAGCTTTACGCCAAGGAAGATATTACGATGAACCTTCCTTCGACCCTGTCAAAAGACGATATTATTTTAAAATCTAATATATCTTATCAGATAAGCCCTCCCGTAGCGCTGAATCAAAAGGTAGGGACCCTTGATATTATGTATAACGGAAATGTGCTTAAAACGGTTGACCTTTACAGCAAATCAGAAGTACCTATCCCGAAGGATATGCCTTCGGAAGAAAAAAACACCCTTGCCGAAAAGAAGGGCAGCACATTAACCGGAATAAGCAAAAACTTTGTCCTTATACTTAAAATTGCAGGGTTTATCGCAGTTTTCCTCACCGTAATTTCCGTATCTTCAAGAATCGTAAGAATACGCCGCAGAAACAGAAGGAAAAGGCAATTGAAATACAGGAACTCCTATTATATGAAAAAAAATAATTATCATTACAGATACAGGAATAATTAA
- a CDS encoding GerMN domain-containing protein, which translates to MFTPGKWLRAAAIAIVSLVVIFGIFTFFNYKAGEADQNAINTKIYFLNPTTYSLEYENRSIPKYIKSETGEMKAKEDTDFVEEVLYELIIIGPKSANLVKTFPPELKIAREVTLFSSYDEGGATSKNKTVEIVFSKEYKDLSPADEILLRGSLVYTLTELDFVKNVEIFIENGAVEERLTQANNQIMGPMNRENVLLTPNITSDSVIRKQVVLYFANKEMTGLVPEVRLIEVQSPLDSSEEKAILEQLIKGPSSKNLVGLLPSDMKINDVNTTTDKTCYIDLSSIPEINKGTYNENLQKLTIYSIVNTLTIPDKNVKRVQFLINGEKVSNLNQAYEKDESLILNTEIKQDED; encoded by the coding sequence ATGTTTACACCCGGAAAATGGCTTAGAGCGGCTGCCATAGCAATTGTTTCTTTAGTTGTTATATTTGGCATATTTACTTTTTTTAATTATAAAGCAGGAGAAGCAGACCAAAATGCAATAAATACTAAAATATACTTTCTTAATCCAACAACCTACAGCCTTGAATATGAAAACAGAAGCATTCCTAAATATATTAAAAGCGAAACAGGTGAAATGAAAGCAAAGGAAGATACGGACTTTGTGGAAGAGGTTCTTTATGAGCTTATCATTATAGGGCCTAAAAGTGCAAATCTTGTGAAAACATTTCCGCCGGAGCTTAAGATCGCAAGGGAAGTTACTCTTTTTTCCTCTTATGATGAGGGGGGGGCAACGTCTAAAAATAAAACCGTGGAAATTGTATTTTCAAAAGAATATAAGGATTTAAGTCCGGCAGATGAAATTCTTCTAAGAGGTTCTTTGGTTTATACCCTGACGGAATTGGACTTTGTTAAAAATGTTGAAATATTTATTGAAAACGGCGCAGTTGAAGAAAGGCTTACTCAGGCAAACAATCAGATTATGGGCCCCATGAATAGAGAAAACGTTCTGCTTACGCCCAATATTACTTCCGACAGCGTTATAAGAAAACAAGTAGTCCTTTATTTTGCTAATAAGGAAATGACAGGGCTTGTACCGGAGGTAAGGCTTATAGAGGTTCAGTCTCCTTTAGACTCTTCAGAAGAAAAGGCCATATTGGAGCAGCTTATAAAAGGGCCTTCTTCAAAAAATTTAGTAGGGCTTCTTCCCTCTGATATGAAGATAAACGACGTCAATACCACTACAGATAAAACCTGCTATATTGATTTAAGCAGTATTCCCGAAATCAATAAGGGAACGTATAACGAAAACTTGCAGAAGCTCACAATATATTCCATCGTAAATACCCTTACTATCCCCGATAAAAATGTAAAAAGGGTTCAGTTTCTCATAAACGGAGAAAAGGTGAGTAATCTCAATCAGGCATATGAAAAAGATGAGTCCCTGATACTCAATACTGAGATAAAGCAGGATGAAGACTAA
- the holA gene encoding DNA polymerase III subunit delta, with the protein MKKLAEEIKNNKISDLYLFYGEEGYLKRQYLNLIEKALFEGEKDMMNYDTFEGKSCDVTKIADALKTMPFMKERRLIAVKDSRLFINGRKNDSQYILEELKDIPESTVIVFIEDEVDKRSALYKFVNKEGKAVEFKFLKEAELTGWVVRRFMKLNIGMNQGTAAYFIRSVSPNMELMEREIEKLSNYVEKNVTKADIDTICTKSIESRIFDLTGAIGMKNTAKALEIYSNLMLLKESPIMVLSMLARQFRIILQVKEYRGLSSQEIGTELSLHSFVVSEAMKQGEKFSRETLISALKECLETDVAIKTGRMGDKLGVEMLIVKYSGVLELI; encoded by the coding sequence ATGAAAAAGCTGGCAGAGGAAATAAAAAATAATAAAATAAGTGACCTTTATTTATTTTACGGAGAAGAAGGCTATCTTAAGCGCCAATATCTTAATTTAATAGAGAAGGCCTTATTTGAAGGCGAAAAGGACATGATGAACTATGATACCTTTGAAGGCAAAAGCTGTGACGTTACGAAAATAGCCGATGCCCTTAAAACCATGCCCTTTATGAAGGAAAGAAGGCTTATTGCCGTAAAAGACAGCAGGCTTTTTATAAACGGCAGAAAAAACGACAGCCAGTATATCCTTGAGGAGCTTAAGGATATACCTGAAAGCACCGTAATTGTATTTATAGAAGACGAGGTCGATAAAAGAAGCGCCCTTTATAAATTCGTAAATAAAGAAGGTAAGGCCGTAGAATTTAAATTCTTAAAGGAAGCAGAGCTTACAGGCTGGGTTGTAAGGCGGTTTATGAAGCTTAACATCGGTATGAACCAAGGGACGGCAGCTTATTTTATACGAAGCGTATCGCCCAATATGGAGCTTATGGAAAGGGAAATAGAGAAGCTTTCCAATTATGTTGAAAAAAACGTAACGAAGGCTGATATTGATACTATCTGCACGAAAAGCATAGAATCAAGAATATTTGACCTTACAGGGGCAATCGGAATGAAAAATACCGCAAAGGCCCTTGAAATATATTCTAATCTTATGCTTTTAAAGGAATCGCCTATAATGGTTCTTTCCATGCTTGCAAGGCAGTTTAGAATCATTCTTCAAGTGAAGGAATATAGGGGTCTTAGCTCTCAGGAAATCGGAACGGAGCTCTCCCTTCATAGCTTTGTCGTAAGCGAGGCAATGAAGCAGGGGGAAAAGTTTTCAAGAGAAACACTGATTTCAGCCCTGAAAGAATGCCTTGAAACGGATGTTGCTATAAAAACAGGCCGAATGGGAGATAAGCTGGGGGTAGAAATGCTTATTGTAAAATACTCAGGCGTACTTGAATTAATATGA
- a CDS encoding response regulator transcription factor encodes MYNILVVDDEKLIVKGIKFSLEQEDMKVDAAYDGEEALVLAKGKEYDLIVLDVMLPKVDGLQVCQQIREFSGVPIIMVTAKGDDMDKIMGLEYGADDYITKPFNILELKARIKAILRRSVRKVSPQEAKEERGLTYNELRLELDSRRVFINSKETNLTAKEFDLLELLMENRGKVYSRESLLNTVWGYDYPGDVRTVDVHVRRLREKIEENPSDPKFIHTKWGVGYYFG; translated from the coding sequence TTGTATAATATACTTGTCGTAGATGATGAAAAGCTTATCGTTAAAGGCATAAAATTCAGCCTTGAGCAGGAAGACATGAAAGTCGATGCTGCTTATGACGGAGAAGAAGCGCTTGTTTTGGCAAAGGGGAAAGAATACGACCTTATAGTCCTTGATGTGATGCTTCCGAAGGTAGACGGCCTTCAGGTATGTCAACAGATAAGAGAATTCAGCGGCGTTCCCATTATCATGGTTACTGCAAAAGGCGATGATATGGATAAAATCATGGGCCTTGAATACGGCGCAGATGATTATATAACAAAGCCCTTTAATATATTAGAGCTTAAAGCAAGGATTAAAGCGATATTAAGAAGAAGCGTAAGAAAGGTAAGCCCTCAGGAAGCAAAGGAAGAAAGGGGCCTTACCTATAATGAGCTGAGGCTCGAACTTGACAGCAGGCGGGTGTTTATAAATTCCAAGGAAACCAATCTTACGGCTAAGGAATTTGACCTTTTAGAACTTCTTATGGAAAACCGCGGCAAGGTATACAGCAGAGAAAGCCTTTTAAATACTGTCTGGGGATATGATTATCCCGGGGACGTAAGAACGGTTGACGTCCATGTAAGAAGATTAAGAGAAAAGATTGAGGAGAACCCAAGCGACCCTAAATTTATTCACACGAAATGGGGAGTTGGTTATTATTTTGGATAG
- a CDS encoding DNA internalization-related competence protein ComEC/Rec2, translated as MKRPMVQGMVILIGSVLTYFYFNEALWAIGIFITALFSVFLYKKLKWKGAFIFILFWAFGPISLYMPAAKHEKIINEAALHEKRAGLYGVIERVSSTSSGKQKADVRIRKIYLANNVFDGNFKARIYLPENKYYEAGTILYAEGTILFPEKQRIPGGFDEYVYLTSQNIKYKVYADKAQDYGKSKGLLSAMGSLNKRIGNIFDTTLSKQESGIIKAMTIGDTEDLNDEISELYKKTGIFHIIVISGFHITLIAFMLYKLLSYIFPLDISAVLSILAIVLYCMLTGAGVSSVRAVIMTSAFILGRSFYRDADPLTSTAFSASVLVLYNPVFIFNAGFQLSFACVFSIITGTEPINRLIGLILLKIPLGNRLVHYTKARLAIASSIAAFIGSSPILIHHFNYISPYSVLINIILLPFTSLLTVSSFIMALSGMISTGFAEVLSGIVFFILKFYEVVCLFFIELPYSYISIGTKPVFITFLFYICYILFIRLFSEPKLNPKELKTLGMAILIFIGSNIIYEIYPRPLSITMLDVGQGDCFIVEGSSDTFLIDGGGWNNIGLGENTGFKVISPYLSHQGIDKIKAAFISHLDADHAYGIIELLYIKEVEFVVLPSTADKESSMYKNLEYAAKENNTKIIFLSEGEAISSKDGFQFLILSPEKNAYYKDINDASLVIKLLYEDVSFLFTGDIGFETEEKLMANGNIKCDILKIAHHGSNNSTSDKFIEKTAPKAAIVSVAKRNNFNQPGEDLLNRLAEENITLFSTADRGTVIIKTDGRKIKIETMLN; from the coding sequence ATGAAAAGACCGATGGTTCAAGGCATGGTTATTTTAATAGGCTCTGTGCTGACATATTTTTATTTTAATGAGGCTTTATGGGCTATAGGTATTTTTATTACGGCGTTATTTTCAGTATTCCTTTATAAAAAGCTGAAATGGAAGGGCGCATTTATATTTATTTTATTCTGGGCTTTCGGCCCTATAAGCCTTTATATGCCTGCAGCGAAACATGAAAAAATCATAAACGAGGCCGCCCTTCATGAAAAGAGGGCCGGCCTTTATGGCGTTATTGAAAGGGTTTCCAGTACATCCTCTGGAAAGCAAAAAGCCGACGTAAGAATAAGAAAGATATATCTTGCAAATAATGTTTTTGACGGCAATTTTAAAGCAAGGATTTATCTTCCTGAAAATAAATATTATGAAGCAGGAACAATACTCTATGCCGAAGGAACAATTTTATTTCCTGAAAAACAGCGTATTCCGGGAGGTTTTGATGAATATGTATATTTGACCTCTCAGAATATAAAATATAAGGTTTATGCGGATAAGGCTCAGGATTACGGTAAAAGCAAGGGCTTGCTTTCTGCAATGGGCAGCTTAAACAAAAGAATAGGAAATATCTTTGATACCACCCTTTCCAAGCAGGAAAGCGGAATCATAAAAGCAATGACCATAGGGGATACGGAAGATTTAAATGATGAAATTTCAGAGCTTTATAAGAAGACGGGGATTTTTCATATCATCGTTATTTCAGGGTTTCATATTACTTTAATAGCATTTATGCTATATAAACTTCTATCTTATATATTTCCTCTGGATATAAGCGCTGTTTTGAGTATTCTCGCAATTGTATTATACTGTATGCTTACAGGCGCAGGGGTATCTTCTGTAAGGGCGGTTATTATGACCTCCGCTTTTATTTTAGGCAGGTCCTTTTACAGAGATGCAGACCCCCTCACGTCTACGGCTTTTTCGGCTTCTGTTCTGGTTTTATATAATCCTGTTTTTATTTTTAATGCAGGCTTTCAGCTTTCCTTTGCATGTGTTTTTTCAATTATAACGGGAACAGAGCCCATCAATAGGCTCATAGGCCTTATACTTTTGAAAATACCCTTGGGAAATAGGCTTGTTCATTATACGAAAGCCCGCCTGGCTATAGCTTCAAGCATTGCCGCCTTTATAGGCTCAAGCCCTATCCTTATTCACCATTTTAATTACATATCCCCTTATTCGGTATTAATTAATATTATTCTGCTTCCCTTTACGTCTTTACTTACGGTTTCAAGCTTCATTATGGCTCTTTCGGGTATGATAAGTACGGGATTTGCCGAGGTTTTAAGCGGAATCGTGTTTTTTATACTTAAGTTTTATGAGGTTGTCTGCCTGTTTTTTATTGAGCTTCCTTATTCCTATATTTCTATAGGAACAAAGCCTGTTTTTATTACTTTTCTTTTTTACATATGCTATATTTTATTTATAAGATTATTTTCGGAACCTAAATTAAATCCCAAAGAGCTCAAAACCTTGGGAATGGCAATATTAATTTTTATAGGGTCCAATATTATATACGAAATTTACCCGAGACCCTTAAGCATAACAATGCTTGACGTAGGGCAGGGAGACTGCTTTATCGTAGAAGGCAGTTCAGACACCTTTTTAATAGACGGCGGAGGGTGGAATAATATAGGCTTAGGGGAAAATACCGGCTTTAAAGTAATTTCACCTTATTTAAGCCATCAGGGAATAGATAAAATAAAAGCCGCCTTTATATCTCATCTTGACGCTGACCATGCATATGGTATAATTGAGCTTCTGTATATAAAAGAAGTGGAATTTGTGGTTCTTCCGTCTACAGCCGATAAAGAAAGCAGTATGTATAAAAACCTTGAATACGCCGCAAAAGAAAATAATACGAAGATTATCTTTCTTTCTGAAGGAGAAGCCATATCCTCAAAGGACGGATTCCAGTTTCTTATTCTCTCACCGGAAAAGAACGCTTATTATAAGGATATTAATGACGCATCTCTTGTGATAAAGCTTTTATATGAAGACGTGAGCTTCTTATTTACAGGTGACATTGGCTTTGAAACGGAAGAAAAGCTTATGGCAAATGGGAATATAAAATGTGATATACTAAAAATTGCCCACCACGGTTCCAATAATTCCACCTCTGATAAATTTATTGAAAAAACAGCCCCGAAGGCTGCCATAGTAAGCGTGGCCAAAAGAAATAATTTCAATCAGCCGGGGGAAGACCTTTTAAATCGGCTTGCAGAAGAGAATATTACGCTGTTTTCAACTGCCGACAGAGGAACTGTTATAATAAAAACAGACGGAAGAAAAATAAAAATAGAAACCATGCTGAATTAA
- a CDS encoding helix-hairpin-helix domain-containing protein has product MKEKLQSLNIIATVFIIIMLVFICYKLVTQKEAASEGLILYNYSEEDNKPAEKAPLEEATKEEENVPQTFRLYITGAVKSPGVYEIEEGKRIVDLIELAGGALENANLGNINLAAYVEDAKHVKIPVKTEEGAEEIPRDETWYQGEEVSEKDAPVPNNGLININDASLKELTALPGIGNVIGQNIINYRQAKGPFKSIEEIKNVSRIGSSVFDEIKDKITVE; this is encoded by the coding sequence ATGAAGGAAAAGCTGCAAAGCCTTAATATTATTGCCACTGTTTTTATAATTATAATGCTTGTTTTTATTTGTTATAAGCTTGTAACACAAAAAGAAGCTGCTTCGGAAGGCCTTATTCTTTATAATTATTCAGAAGAAGATAATAAACCAGCTGAAAAGGCCCCTTTAGAGGAGGCAACAAAGGAGGAAGAAAATGTTCCTCAAACTTTCCGCCTTTACATAACCGGTGCGGTTAAATCTCCGGGGGTTTATGAAATTGAAGAAGGAAAGCGCATCGTCGACCTGATAGAGCTTGCAGGAGGAGCATTGGAAAACGCCAATTTGGGAAATATAAACTTAGCGGCATATGTTGAAGACGCAAAGCATGTAAAGATACCTGTGAAAACCGAAGAAGGGGCAGAAGAAATACCCCGGGACGAAACATGGTATCAAGGAGAAGAAGTTTCGGAAAAAGATGCTCCCGTGCCAAATAACGGCCTTATAAATATAAATGATGCAAGCCTTAAAGAGCTTACTGCCCTTCCCGGAATAGGCAATGTCATAGGCCAGAATATTATAAATTACAGGCAGGCAAAAGGGCCTTTTAAATCCATAGAAGAAATAAAAAACGTAAGCCGTATAGGAAGCTCCGTATTTGATGAAATAAAAGATAAAATCACGGTGGAATAG
- a CDS encoding sensor histidine kinase, producing the protein MDRLNWFGSLRWKFFLSFISVGLIPIMIFGFTTTNFIESYFISNKENDIKRKAAVITDTVIKGNFLTDSSKDKLNLLSVNMTDKSRAESFRILIIDDKGVVINDTNYTYNNTTFISPEIIHAMEDMKPYSKLQEDGMTLYTAVPMLNDDSTKAIGTVLIVSGVSDVFNLINSVKRSLMPLIGIITLVVFICVFFISHIIIGPLKNILRVVTLMSEGHLNQRIGVRGRDEFSQLAVAFNNMNDKLEQVEKTREEFVSNVSHELKTPLSSIKVLSESILFQENVPVEMYREFLQDINSEVDRMTFIVNDLLTLVKLDQRTIGLNIKPTEINKMVEDILKRLYPLAEQKKIELLYEDVKRVVIDADEMKLSLAISNLVENGIKYTPDGGTVKVIVDADHQNAFITVQDTGVGIAEEEQSKVFTRFYRIDKTRDRGTGGTGLGLSITHSTVLLHNGSIRLSSKEGEGTTFVVRLPIKHTS; encoded by the coding sequence TTGGATAGACTTAACTGGTTTGGCAGCCTAAGATGGAAGTTTTTTCTTTCTTTTATATCGGTGGGGCTGATCCCGATTATGATTTTCGGCTTTACTACGACGAATTTCATAGAGTCTTATTTCATATCAAATAAGGAAAACGATATTAAAAGAAAAGCTGCCGTAATCACAGATACTGTAATAAAAGGTAATTTTCTTACGGATAGCAGTAAGGACAAGCTTAATCTTTTATCCGTCAATATGACGGATAAAAGCAGGGCCGAATCCTTCAGGATTCTTATTATTGACGATAAAGGCGTCGTTATTAACGACACCAATTATACCTATAACAATACGACCTTCATATCCCCTGAAATAATCCATGCCATGGAGGATATGAAGCCTTATTCCAAGCTTCAAGAGGACGGCATGACTCTTTATACGGCTGTTCCTATGCTGAATGACGACTCTACCAAGGCCATAGGAACGGTTCTTATCGTAAGCGGCGTTTCAGATGTTTTTAATCTGATAAACTCTGTAAAAAGGTCTTTGATGCCCCTTATAGGCATTATTACCCTTGTGGTTTTCATATGTGTATTTTTTATATCTCATATAATTATAGGGCCTTTGAAAAATATTTTAAGGGTCGTTACGCTTATGAGCGAGGGTCATTTGAACCAAAGAATCGGTGTTCGGGGAAGAGATGAGTTTTCCCAGCTTGCCGTAGCTTTTAACAATATGAACGACAAGCTTGAACAGGTAGAAAAAACAAGGGAAGAATTTGTTTCCAATGTATCTCATGAGCTTAAAACCCCTTTAAGCTCTATTAAGGTTCTTTCTGAGTCTATTTTATTTCAGGAGAATGTTCCCGTGGAAATGTATCGGGAATTCTTGCAGGATATTAATTCAGAGGTAGACAGAATGACCTTTATCGTGAATGACCTGCTTACCCTTGTTAAGCTTGACCAAAGAACCATAGGCCTTAATATTAAGCCTACAGAAATAAATAAAATGGTTGAAGATATATTAAAGCGGCTTTATCCTCTGGCGGAGCAGAAAAAAATAGAGCTTCTTTATGAGGATGTTAAGCGGGTTGTCATAGACGCGGATGAAATGAAGCTTAGCCTTGCCATATCAAACCTTGTAGAAAACGGCATAAAATATACTCCAGACGGAGGTACCGTAAAGGTAATTGTAGATGCCGACCATCAAAATGCCTTTATCACCGTTCAGGATACAGGGGTGGGCATTGCGGAGGAAGAGCAAAGCAAGGTGTTTACAAGGTTCTACCGCATCGACAAAACCAGAGACAGGGGCACAGGAGGCACAGGCCTTGGCCTTTCCATAACCCATTCGACAGTTCTTCTGCATAACGGAAGCATCCGTCTTTCCAGCAAGGAAGGCGAGGGTACTACATTTGTGGTAAGGCTTCCTATTAAGCATACAAGTTAG
- a CDS encoding M20 metallopeptidase family protein translates to MKGIMEQSKSIQEELVKHRRQLHENAEIHTNLPKTRAYVKEQLISMGYEPIDCGEGGIVAVAGKKEGKVFLIRADMDALPIVEETDEPFKSKTCNMHACGHDMHTSMLLGAAKLLKENEDYLEGKVKLMFQPAEETLYGAKSMIEDGLLENPKVDAGMMIHVAVNDDCEIGDVLVSRPDVISASSDWLRIDIQGKGGHGARPSECIDPLTALSHIHIALQSIHARELSASDEAVLTIGQMHGGNTSNIIPDSAYMEGTIRCFNNDTRNFIKKRIEEMAVDTAKALRAEAKVSFPISCPSVINDKELFEEFFQYNGEILPERTLINMAGKVGYANAKTTGSEDFGFVSELIPTISCNVVVGNAKNGHLYKLHHPKVTFSEEPLYIGAAVYANTAIEWLKNNK, encoded by the coding sequence ATGAAAGGAATTATGGAACAATCCAAAAGCATTCAGGAAGAACTTGTAAAGCACAGAAGGCAGCTTCATGAAAACGCAGAGATACATACAAATCTTCCTAAAACAAGGGCTTATGTTAAAGAACAGCTTATTTCCATGGGGTACGAGCCTATTGACTGCGGAGAAGGCGGCATCGTTGCCGTCGCCGGCAAAAAAGAGGGGAAAGTGTTTTTAATCAGAGCCGATATGGACGCCCTTCCCATAGTTGAGGAAACCGACGAACCTTTTAAATCAAAAACCTGCAATATGCATGCCTGCGGGCATGATATGCATACGTCAATGCTTTTAGGCGCGGCAAAGCTTCTGAAAGAAAATGAGGATTATCTTGAAGGAAAAGTTAAACTCATGTTCCAGCCTGCCGAAGAAACCCTTTACGGAGCAAAAAGCATGATAGAAGACGGTCTTCTTGAAAATCCCAAGGTAGACGCCGGCATGATGATACACGTAGCCGTAAACGACGATTGTGAAATAGGTGATGTTTTAGTATCAAGGCCGGACGTAATCTCTGCTTCATCAGATTGGCTTCGTATAGATATACAGGGAAAAGGCGGCCATGGTGCAAGGCCTTCCGAATGCATAGACCCTCTTACTGCTTTAAGCCATATCCATATAGCCCTCCAGTCTATTCACGCAAGAGAGCTTTCGGCTTCCGATGAGGCCGTTCTTACTATCGGCCAGATGCACGGCGGAAACACTTCAAACATTATTCCGGATTCCGCCTATATGGAAGGTACCATCAGATGCTTCAATAATGATACAAGAAACTTCATTAAGAAAAGAATTGAAGAAATGGCCGTAGATACAGCAAAGGCTTTAAGGGCCGAAGCCAAGGTAAGCTTCCCTATAAGCTGCCCTTCTGTTATAAACGATAAAGAGCTTTTTGAGGAATTCTTTCAATATAACGGCGAAATTTTACCGGAGAGAACTTTGATTAACATGGCCGGAAAAGTAGGCTATGCCAATGCTAAAACAACAGGCTCCGAAGACTTTGGTTTCGTAAGTGAGCTTATACCTACAATAAGCTGCAATGTTGTTGTTGGAAATGCTAAAAATGGGCATCTGTATAAGCTCCATCACCCCAAGGTAACGTTTAGCGAGGAGCCATTATACATAGGCGCTGCAGTATATGCAAATACTGCCATAGAGTGGCTTAAGAACAATAAATAA
- a CDS encoding helix-turn-helix domain-containing protein — protein sequence MGIKNAAVIRITNICNERNLAINALANLSGITPSTLYSIIDSERKDIGIVVIKKLCDGLGMTLKEFFDDAVFFNLDQEVK from the coding sequence ATGGGAATAAAAAATGCGGCAGTCATCAGAATTACGAATATTTGCAATGAAAGAAATCTTGCAATAAATGCATTGGCGAATCTTTCGGGAATTACGCCGTCAACCCTTTATAGCATTATCGACTCCGAAAGAAAAGACATTGGTATAGTTGTAATTAAAAAACTCTGTGACGGCTTAGGCATGACGCTGAAAGAATTTTTTGATGATGCAGTGTTCTTCAATCTGGACCAGGAAGTGAAATGA